One Alphaproteobacteria bacterium DNA segment encodes these proteins:
- a CDS encoding aspartate ammonia-lyase, translating into MDQTLSHSRIEKDALGSCELPDDALYGIHAFRGAANFAVSGRLLADEPALLSALVQVKKAAALANGKLGALGQREMNALVGACDEILAGKHSKNFIVDLFEGSGGTSLNMNVNEVLANRALELLGQKPGNYDLVHPNDHVNLGQSTNDVLPTALKLAAYAASGPTLDSLMALADSLDNKRHQFAEVLRLGRTCLQDAQPMMLGQAFGGYAAAVRRSHAHLTDLREELLEVPIGGTAIGTGLGARPGYRHCVLKHLSELVGAEVKAPRDFFDAMQNLDEAARLSAELRTAANILWKIANDLILLSSGPDGGIGEIVLPALQAGSSIMPGKVNPVLPMMVCQVAFVIAGNDAAIAQATQQGQLEINHFEPVVGVKLLESLRLLQATSSLFASRCIDGIEANAERSLAHLLASSAPATALVPRLGYARVSDLVRRASVAGRPFLELAEAEGHIDRQQTLDLLRNCSEGRMEI; encoded by the coding sequence TTGGATCAAACTCTCTCACATTCACGCATCGAGAAGGACGCGCTGGGCTCCTGCGAACTGCCTGACGACGCGCTTTATGGTATTCATGCCTTTCGGGGAGCAGCGAATTTCGCTGTGTCGGGTCGCCTGCTGGCGGACGAACCCGCCCTGCTGTCCGCACTGGTGCAAGTCAAGAAGGCGGCGGCGCTGGCCAATGGCAAACTTGGCGCCCTGGGTCAGCGGGAAATGAACGCGCTGGTCGGCGCCTGCGACGAGATACTGGCGGGAAAACACTCAAAAAACTTTATCGTTGACCTCTTCGAGGGCTCGGGTGGCACCTCGCTCAACATGAACGTCAATGAGGTCCTGGCCAATCGCGCCTTGGAGCTGTTGGGCCAGAAGCCGGGCAATTACGATCTGGTCCATCCGAACGACCACGTAAATCTTGGGCAATCGACCAACGATGTGTTGCCAACGGCACTGAAGTTGGCGGCCTACGCCGCCAGCGGACCGACCCTGGATTCCCTCATGGCCCTGGCCGACAGCCTGGATAACAAGCGCCACCAGTTTGCTGAGGTGCTGCGCCTGGGGCGCACCTGTCTTCAGGATGCGCAACCGATGATGCTGGGTCAGGCCTTTGGCGGTTATGCGGCGGCGGTCAGGCGCAGCCATGCCCATCTGACGGACTTGCGCGAGGAATTGCTGGAGGTCCCTATAGGCGGCACCGCCATCGGGACCGGTCTGGGGGCGCGGCCTGGCTATCGCCATTGTGTGTTGAAACACTTGTCGGAGCTGGTGGGAGCGGAAGTCAAGGCGCCGCGAGATTTCTTCGACGCCATGCAGAATCTGGATGAAGCGGCGCGCCTGTCGGCAGAGCTGCGAACAGCAGCCAACATTTTGTGGAAAATTGCCAATGACCTGATCCTTCTGTCCTCTGGACCCGATGGCGGCATTGGAGAAATCGTCCTGCCCGCCTTGCAGGCTGGCTCTTCGATCATGCCGGGAAAGGTCAATCCCGTGCTGCCGATGATGGTTTGCCAGGTGGCCTTCGTCATCGCCGGCAACGATGCCGCCATCGCCCAGGCCACTCAGCAGGGACAGTTGGAAATCAATCATTTCGAGCCTGTGGTTGGCGTCAAATTACTGGAATCACTGCGGCTGCTTCAGGCGACCAGCAGTCTGTTCGCAAGTCGCTGCATCGACGGGATCGAAGCCAATGCCGAGCGAAGCCTTGCGCATCTGCTGGCATCCAGCGCTCCGGCGACGGCCTTGGTGCCGCGCCTGGGCTATGCCCGCGTCAGCGATTTGGTGAGGCGGGCATCGGTCGCCGGACGGCCTTTCCTGGAACTGGCAGAGGCCGAGGGACATATCGACCGTCAGCAGACGCTGGATCTGTTGAGAAATTGTAGCGAAGGACGAATGGAAATCTAA
- a CDS encoding transporter substrate-binding domain-containing protein gives MKRQLIKGVALLSLAWGLVAGAVVPTLADTLDRIKERGKLVVGVKSDYKPWGFIDAAGNLAGMEIDMAHDVAQRLGVKLELIPVQTANRIEFLQQGKIDLIIATMSDNPKRRETVGIIEPLYYAGGTNALLRKGAGISSWQDVRGKKLCGTQGAYYNKRVAELYGAEIIAFAGNPEAMNALLGGNCIGFVQDSTFIGSTLASGDAKWADYEMTLPTEDEQGWGIAVPLAELNGPYGDFMRKMVTDWHRSGKLIDIERKWGIKPSPFLQTMNKMYR, from the coding sequence ATGAAAAGACAATTGATAAAGGGTGTGGCGCTATTGTCGCTGGCGTGGGGATTGGTGGCTGGAGCGGTGGTTCCAACCCTGGCCGACACCTTGGACAGAATCAAGGAACGCGGCAAATTGGTGGTTGGCGTCAAGTCAGATTACAAGCCCTGGGGCTTCATCGATGCCGCTGGCAATCTGGCTGGCATGGAAATCGACATGGCCCATGACGTTGCCCAGCGGCTGGGCGTTAAGCTAGAGTTGATCCCCGTTCAGACTGCCAACCGCATCGAGTTCCTGCAGCAGGGCAAGATCGACCTCATCATCGCCACCATGTCCGACAATCCCAAACGGCGCGAAACTGTGGGCATCATCGAGCCCCTGTACTATGCGGGCGGCACCAATGCCTTGCTGCGCAAGGGTGCGGGTATTTCAAGCTGGCAGGATGTGCGCGGCAAGAAGCTGTGCGGCACCCAAGGCGCCTATTACAATAAGCGTGTGGCGGAATTGTACGGCGCCGAGATCATCGCCTTCGCAGGGAATCCCGAAGCCATGAATGCATTGCTTGGCGGCAATTGTATCGGCTTTGTGCAAGACAGCACTTTCATCGGCTCGACCTTGGCCAGCGGCGACGCCAAATGGGCCGACTATGAAATGACGCTGCCGACGGAAGACGAGCAGGGTTGGGGCATCGCTGTGCCGCTGGCCGAACTGAATGGTCCCTACGGTGATTTCATGCGCAAGATGGTGACGGATTGGCACCGATCGGGCAAACTGATCGACATCGAACGCAAATGGGGCATCAAGCCCAGCCCCTTCCTGCAAACCATGAATAAGATGTATCGTTGA
- a CDS encoding amino acid ABC transporter permease codes for METVWEWFRWLDKAHGIDLSVFYDAGDRHRFLMGFLTTILLSMTCLVSSLAIGFIGAWAQQSRFRPARLAVGAFIQFFRNTPPLVQLYFFYFAIGGMLPKLADASGMASPMFGSFFWAAVSLSLFGGAFNIEIFRAGIEAVPRATIEAAESLGFSKGQIFRLVAFPLALRFSLRALNNNMVNLVKTTSLAYAIGVPELLYVSAQIWSDQLNTREMMTLLLFSYVGLVGAMVWGMHRLERALRMPGYGQ; via the coding sequence ATGGAAACGGTGTGGGAATGGTTCCGCTGGCTTGACAAGGCGCACGGAATCGACCTGTCGGTGTTTTACGACGCCGGTGACCGGCACCGTTTCCTGATGGGCTTTCTGACGACCATCCTGCTTTCCATGACCTGTCTGGTTTCCAGCCTGGCCATCGGCTTTATCGGCGCCTGGGCGCAGCAGTCGCGCTTCCGGCCGGCGCGTCTTGCCGTTGGCGCTTTCATTCAATTCTTCCGCAATACGCCGCCTTTGGTGCAGCTATATTTCTTCTATTTTGCCATTGGCGGAATGCTGCCGAAATTGGCCGATGCTTCCGGCATGGCCAGCCCAATGTTTGGCAGTTTCTTTTGGGCGGCGGTTTCGCTATCGCTGTTCGGGGGCGCCTTCAACATCGAAATTTTCAGGGCGGGCATCGAGGCCGTTCCCCGCGCCACCATCGAGGCCGCCGAATCCCTGGGCTTCAGCAAGGGCCAGATCTTTCGGCTGGTCGCCTTTCCCCTGGCTCTGCGCTTCAGCCTGCGGGCGCTGAACAACAACATGGTCAATCTGGTCAAGACCACATCGCTGGCCTATGCCATAGGTGTGCCCGAGCTTCTTTACGTTTCAGCGCAAATCTGGTCGGATCAGTTGAATACCCGCGAAATGATGACCCTGCTGTTGTTCAGCTATGTTGGACTGGTCGGAGCAATGGTGTGGGGCATGCATCGTTTGGAACGGGCCTTGCGCATGCCGGGATACGGCCAATGA
- a CDS encoding amino acid ABC transporter permease: MILSPSRRWLLFLLLASFALSLPHEALAAPGQPGILASLLKWTPLIFKGFLLNLLASVLSMALGSLLGAFLGLAQISPNRFVAKSAWAVTQFFRNAPWLVLLFYTVLLIPFEIRISGGSIPLPDTAKAILGLALPVMGNVSEIVRGAVQSVPSGQWESAQALAFTRRQTLWMIILPQCLKRMLPPWMNLYAVLTMATPLISIVGVEEAMTMTRAALAAENRSELLVPMYGMLLVWFYLYCAPIAAWTKRLEKRFGVKA, from the coding sequence ATGATTCTGTCACCTTCCCGCCGTTGGCTTCTATTCTTGCTGCTAGCATCGTTTGCTTTGTCCTTGCCACACGAGGCGCTGGCGGCACCCGGCCAGCCGGGAATTCTTGCCAGCTTGCTCAAATGGACACCACTGATTTTCAAAGGGTTCTTGCTGAACCTGTTGGCCAGTGTGCTGTCGATGGCACTTGGCTCCTTGCTAGGCGCTTTCCTAGGCTTGGCCCAAATATCGCCGAATCGCTTCGTCGCCAAGTCGGCCTGGGCGGTCACGCAGTTTTTTCGCAATGCGCCCTGGCTGGTTCTGCTGTTCTACACCGTTCTGCTGATTCCCTTCGAGATCAGAATAAGTGGCGGCTCGATTCCCTTGCCCGATACGGCAAAGGCCATTTTGGGTTTGGCCCTTCCGGTCATGGGAAATGTGTCGGAAATCGTGCGCGGCGCCGTGCAGTCGGTTCCATCGGGCCAGTGGGAGTCGGCGCAGGCGCTGGCCTTCACGCGCCGCCAAACGCTATGGATGATTATCCTGCCGCAATGTTTGAAACGCATGCTGCCGCCTTGGATGAATCTCTATGCCGTTCTGACCATGGCAACACCCTTGATTTCCATTGTCGGCGTCGAGGAGGCCATGACCATGACCCGCGCCGCCCTGGCCGCCGAGAACCGCAGCGAGCTTCTGGTGCCAATGTACGGCATGTTGCTGGTTTGGTTTTATCTGTATTGCGCCCCCATCGCCGCCTGGACCAAGCGTCTGGAAAAGCGTTTTGGCGTCAAAGCCTAG
- a CDS encoding amino acid ABC transporter ATP-binding protein — translation MTWTPEQPIVKITDVHKSFGKTEVLKGVSMNVAAGEVVCIIGPSGSGKSTLLRCINALAVIDQGSVQVEGQEVHDPDLDQLALRRKVGMVFQQYNLFPHKTALQNVMMAPIHVLGEKRDDVEALARELMRKVRLAGKENHYPGELSGGQQQRVAIARSLAMRPDIMLFDEVTAALDPETVKEVLVTIRDLALEGMTCLLVTHEMGFAREVADHVYFTDHGVIVEHGPPETFFSEARDPRTREFLSHVL, via the coding sequence ATGACCTGGACGCCCGAGCAACCGATTGTGAAAATCACCGACGTTCATAAGTCGTTCGGCAAGACGGAAGTATTGAAAGGGGTATCGATGAATGTCGCCGCGGGTGAGGTGGTGTGCATCATCGGCCCGTCCGGTTCCGGCAAGTCGACGCTGCTTCGTTGCATCAACGCCCTTGCGGTCATCGACCAGGGGTCGGTGCAGGTTGAAGGACAAGAGGTTCACGACCCTGACCTCGACCAACTGGCCCTGCGCCGAAAGGTCGGAATGGTGTTTCAGCAATATAATCTGTTCCCGCACAAGACTGCTTTGCAAAATGTGATGATGGCGCCCATTCATGTGCTGGGCGAGAAACGCGATGACGTTGAAGCGCTGGCGCGCGAGCTGATGCGCAAGGTTCGCCTGGCGGGCAAGGAAAACCATTATCCGGGCGAGTTGTCGGGCGGCCAGCAGCAACGCGTCGCCATTGCCCGCTCGCTGGCCATGCGACCCGATATCATGCTGTTCGACGAGGTGACGGCGGCCTTGGATCCCGAGACGGTCAAGGAAGTGCTGGTCACAATCCGCGACCTGGCCCTGGAGGGCATGACCTGCCTTCTGGTAACACACGAGATGGGCTTTGCCCGCGAGGTTGCCGACCATGTCTATTTCACCGATCATGGCGTGATCGTCGAGCATGGGCCGCCGGAGACTTTCTTTTCAGAAGCGAGAGACCCCAGAACGCGCGAGTTTCTAAGCCATGTCCTTTAA
- a CDS encoding MmgE/PrpD family protein: MSFKSDAAYHLGSWASSLRLDDLPGEVRLAARHCLMDVIGVALAASNHPTVSMAGRHAGNVFASGKAQTVLGGLPLSAPGAALVNATAAHVLDFDDTCFDGIVHASAAVWPAVQAVADMTNSSGAELLAAFIAGVEVEYAIGRALTEDLYYRGWWNSGLLGTIGAAAGVARVLGLDAPTSAHALRLAAGMSGGIRSVFGASSKPVGLGRASRAGVEAALLAQGGFVSSYGLFESPNGGFAATLNGGNWKQEEILKIGRHFSLVSPGIAFKSYPACSANQAAVEATLLLLNEAACDGASVVAAACTVTPLVAACLTYNRPSCIEEAQFSLPFAVGTALAKGQFDVSCLNEHWLMDTGLQAAMQKVTMTADVSLSGGNSNYPEAAEVALTFANGSLLKKFLGAATGMPTRPMSQDKLVAKFKSCTQPLLGDHSETLLWQILEIERQPIASNLWNLRAERHLSPPSQAIGQLHRSGR, translated from the coding sequence ATGTCCTTTAAGAGTGATGCCGCCTACCATTTGGGTTCTTGGGCGTCCAGCCTAAGGCTGGACGATCTGCCGGGCGAGGTTCGGCTGGCTGCCAGGCACTGTCTGATGGATGTGATCGGCGTCGCCCTGGCGGCCAGCAACCATCCCACCGTGTCCATGGCAGGCCGCCATGCCGGGAATGTCTTTGCCTCAGGCAAGGCGCAAACCGTGCTGGGAGGCTTGCCGTTGTCAGCACCTGGAGCAGCCCTGGTCAATGCCACGGCGGCTCATGTGCTGGATTTCGACGATACCTGCTTTGACGGCATCGTCCATGCCTCGGCGGCGGTCTGGCCCGCCGTTCAGGCGGTGGCGGACATGACGAACAGCTCGGGTGCTGAATTGCTGGCGGCTTTCATAGCGGGCGTCGAAGTGGAATATGCCATCGGTAGGGCCCTGACCGAGGACCTATATTATCGCGGCTGGTGGAATTCGGGATTGCTGGGCACGATCGGCGCGGCGGCTGGTGTCGCCCGCGTCCTTGGGTTGGATGCGCCAACATCTGCCCATGCGCTACGCCTAGCAGCCGGCATGTCGGGCGGCATCAGGTCCGTCTTCGGTGCGTCATCCAAACCCGTTGGCTTGGGCCGAGCTTCAAGGGCCGGGGTCGAGGCGGCGCTTCTTGCTCAGGGTGGCTTTGTCAGTTCGTACGGCTTGTTCGAGTCACCCAATGGCGGGTTTGCCGCCACCCTGAATGGCGGGAACTGGAAACAGGAAGAGATTTTGAAGATTGGAAGACACTTCTCGCTAGTCAGTCCGGGAATCGCCTTCAAATCCTATCCGGCCTGCTCGGCAAACCAGGCCGCCGTCGAGGCAACCCTGTTATTGCTGAACGAGGCCGCCTGTGACGGCGCCAGTGTCGTTGCAGCGGCCTGCACCGTAACGCCGTTAGTCGCCGCCTGCCTGACCTACAACCGTCCATCTTGCATTGAGGAAGCCCAGTTCAGCCTACCTTTCGCCGTCGGCACGGCGCTGGCCAAGGGTCAGTTCGACGTCTCGTGCTTGAACGAGCATTGGCTTATGGATACCGGGCTGCAAGCTGCGATGCAGAAGGTCACGATGACAGCAGATGTGTCTCTTTCGGGGGGTAATTCAAACTATCCGGAGGCGGCCGAAGTTGCCTTGACCTTTGCAAACGGGTCGCTGCTCAAGAAATTCCTGGGCGCCGCGACCGGAATGCCGACAAGGCCCATGTCGCAAGACAAGCTCGTGGCCAAATTCAAATCCTGCACCCAGCCGTTGTTGGGGGACCATAGTGAAACTTTGCTGTGGCAGATTCTTGAAATCGAGCGGCAGCCAATCGCCTCGAATTTGTGGAACTTGCGCGCCGAACGTCATCTAAGCCCCCCTTCGCAGGCTATCGGTCAGCTACACCGGTCTGGCCGATAA
- a CDS encoding GNAT family N-acetyltransferase: protein MLAPEPLGPRHDVEHFSNGAHPSLDNWLRERARASKGLSARTYVVCPMNNPAHVVGYFSISTALEQRQLLPSAKLRKGGPDQVQLLLIGRLAADEAWRGKGLGTALLADALKRCLAASQIAGVRAVVAHAIDDAAVTFYLDRGFILSPLGERVMLMPIETVRALVGG from the coding sequence TTGCTGGCGCCCGAACCCCTGGGGCCAAGGCATGACGTTGAGCACTTCTCGAATGGCGCACACCCTTCCCTAGATAACTGGCTGCGCGAACGCGCACGGGCAAGCAAGGGATTGTCTGCTCGCACCTACGTTGTCTGTCCGATGAACAATCCTGCCCACGTTGTTGGATATTTCTCGATTTCCACGGCGCTTGAGCAGCGCCAGCTTCTTCCCTCAGCGAAATTGCGCAAAGGCGGCCCCGATCAGGTGCAGCTGCTGTTGATCGGCAGGCTTGCCGCGGATGAGGCATGGCGCGGCAAAGGCCTGGGCACGGCGTTGCTGGCGGACGCTCTCAAACGGTGCCTTGCCGCCTCCCAAATCGCGGGCGTGCGCGCCGTCGTCGCCCACGCCATCGACGATGCCGCCGTCACTTTCTACTTGGATCGCGGGTTCATTTTGTCGCCGCTCGGCGAGCGCGTCATGCTTATGCCGATTGAGACTGTGCGGGCGTTGGTGGGTGGGTGA
- a CDS encoding DUF1778 domain-containing protein yields the protein MSATARAKDDVIQIRASADAKALFVRAAAMRGQKLSEFMLESARQQAEETLLDQRTFFQDAESHARFLKLLDAPPPPSAKAKALLSRKAPWEK from the coding sequence ATGTCAGCAACCGCCCGCGCCAAGGACGATGTCATTCAAATTCGCGCTTCGGCTGACGCCAAGGCGCTGTTCGTTCGCGCAGCCGCCATGCGGGGACAAAAGCTGTCCGAGTTCATGTTGGAAAGCGCTCGCCAACAGGCCGAAGAGACCCTTCTCGACCAGCGCACCTTCTTCCAGGATGCCGAGTCGCATGCGCGCTTTCTTAAACTGCTTGATGCACCGCCGCCACCTTCTGCCAAGGCCAAAGCACTCTTGAGCCGGAAGGCCCCTTGGGAAAAGTAG
- a CDS encoding bacteriohemerythrin: protein MKIRHIQVSKGVHWVEVQDRDLRILCGCPADSVKHLIKRGLIVPQAVKGVDCETGPNTILLSDLPLQNGEFANLAEFPVLQMLYKQGMILPNHPNNTGKRPMLIGLPEQVSAQMRYIYRGNYGLISKEEIMQAGFGAQQAEAMMRLKLKFAFGRIRPTEEFLEWRMLDDDPVELAEGVVLKRLRSNLFEFSFADEKVVIDLNLSPEESYESAYPLGFRRYSPEYFAVIHSGEGDGWDVSRPSMSSIITYQGRLYLIDAGPNLSHILAALGIGIDQIDGIFHTHAHDDHFAGLTTLMRSGHRIRYFSTPLVRSTVAKKLAALLDTEEDRILHDYFKVHDLVFDQWNDIDGLEVKPIFSPHPVETNIFIFRSLWGDSYRSYAHFADIVSFDVLAGMVADDETAPGLSPADFEAVKQAYLTPADVKKIDIGGGLIHGAAKDFKADRSGRILLAHRSGDLTPEEKEIGSSAAFGTSDVLIEGQSEGLRRFAYSLMEKHLEGVPVHHLRTLLNHPVTDFNPGAIFLKEGDMPDDIILVLSGTVEKIRTKDDVYALLSAGALIGGMAALTKRPSQHTYRAVSFVQALRFPLGLYVSVVRHNKLLDKMQGTFDLRSFLESTSLFGEGIPAVVMNRMIEESKIHHFKSGEIIPSEDMDVLNLIRKGRVERSAGGEVIEMLERRSHFGEEEAIFKAPGQFRLKAVEETQVVQFPGDLLADVPIVRWKLFEGWQRRAKQAAHQLSHKGSFINWRDTFSVRIAHMDMHHKRLISIGNAVLENLRTDGRGAALIKAAEALADYVDYHFQAEEDLMALYDYPGIAEHKIRHQDLRQQVSRLTKEIQSGARPSEKDFKHLFESWIIHHVLGEDKAYGAFLNSKGIY, encoded by the coding sequence ATGAAAATTCGGCATATTCAGGTTTCCAAGGGCGTTCACTGGGTCGAGGTTCAAGACCGCGATCTCAGGATTCTATGCGGCTGTCCTGCAGATTCGGTCAAACATCTGATCAAGCGGGGCCTGATCGTTCCCCAGGCGGTCAAGGGCGTCGATTGCGAGACCGGCCCCAATACGATCCTATTGTCCGACCTGCCCTTGCAGAATGGCGAATTCGCCAATTTGGCCGAGTTTCCCGTTCTGCAGATGCTTTACAAGCAGGGCATGATTTTGCCCAATCATCCCAACAATACCGGCAAACGCCCGATGCTGATCGGTCTGCCCGAGCAGGTGTCGGCGCAGATGCGCTACATTTACCGCGGCAATTACGGTCTGATCTCGAAGGAAGAGATCATGCAGGCCGGCTTCGGCGCCCAGCAAGCCGAAGCGATGATGCGCCTTAAGCTGAAATTCGCCTTCGGGCGCATCCGCCCGACCGAGGAATTCCTGGAATGGCGCATGCTGGACGACGACCCGGTCGAATTGGCCGAAGGCGTTGTCTTAAAGCGCCTGCGTTCCAACCTGTTCGAATTTTCCTTCGCAGACGAGAAGGTCGTCATCGACTTGAATCTCTCGCCCGAGGAAAGCTACGAGTCGGCGTATCCATTGGGGTTTAGACGCTACTCGCCGGAATATTTCGCCGTCATCCATTCCGGCGAAGGCGACGGCTGGGACGTCAGCCGCCCCAGCATGTCGAGCATCATCACCTATCAAGGGCGGCTGTACTTGATCGATGCCGGTCCCAACCTGTCGCACATTCTGGCCGCCCTGGGCATCGGCATCGATCAGATTGACGGCATCTTCCACACGCACGCCCATGACGACCACTTCGCGGGCCTGACCACCTTGATGCGCTCGGGGCACCGCATCCGCTATTTCTCGACGCCCCTGGTGCGCAGCACGGTGGCCAAGAAACTGGCCGCCCTGCTGGACACGGAAGAAGACCGCATCCTGCACGATTATTTCAAGGTGCATGATCTGGTCTTCGACCAGTGGAACGACATCGATGGGCTTGAGGTCAAGCCGATCTTCTCGCCGCATCCGGTGGAAACCAACATCTTCATTTTCCGCTCCCTGTGGGGCGATAGCTATCGCAGCTACGCGCATTTCGCCGACATCGTCTCCTTCGACGTGCTTGCGGGAATGGTTGCCGACGACGAGACGGCGCCCGGCCTAAGTCCCGCGGATTTCGAAGCCGTCAAGCAGGCCTATCTGACGCCCGCAGACGTCAAGAAAATCGACATCGGCGGCGGTCTTATCCATGGCGCCGCCAAGGATTTCAAGGCCGACCGGTCGGGGCGCATTCTGCTGGCGCACCGCTCGGGCGATCTGACGCCCGAAGAAAAGGAGATCGGCTCCAGCGCCGCTTTCGGCACGTCGGACGTGCTGATCGAAGGTCAGTCGGAAGGGTTGCGCCGCTTCGCCTATTCGCTGATGGAAAAGCATTTGGAAGGCGTTCCCGTCCATCATCTGAGAACGCTGCTGAACCACCCTGTAACCGATTTCAATCCCGGCGCCATCTTCCTCAAGGAAGGTGACATGCCCGACGACATCATCCTGGTGCTTTCTGGAACGGTCGAAAAAATCCGCACCAAGGACGATGTGTACGCCTTGCTATCGGCGGGTGCGCTGATCGGCGGCATGGCGGCCCTGACCAAGCGGCCGTCGCAGCACACTTACCGCGCGGTTTCCTTCGTGCAGGCGCTGCGCTTTCCCTTGGGTCTTTACGTCAGCGTGGTGCGCCACAACAAGCTGCTGGACAAGATGCAGGGCACGTTCGACCTGCGCAGCTTTCTGGAATCGACAAGCCTGTTCGGCGAGGGCATTCCCGCCGTCGTCATGAACCGCATGATCGAAGAGTCGAAGATCCACCATTTCAAGTCTGGCGAGATCATTCCCAGCGAGGACATGGATGTCTTGAACCTGATCCGCAAGGGACGCGTCGAACGTTCGGCGGGCGGCGAGGTCATCGAGATGCTGGAGCGGCGCTCGCACTTTGGCGAGGAAGAGGCCATCTTCAAGGCCCCAGGGCAATTCCGCTTGAAGGCGGTCGAGGAAACGCAAGTCGTGCAGTTCCCCGGCGATTTGCTGGCCGATGTGCCGATCGTGCGCTGGAAACTGTTCGAGGGTTGGCAAAGGCGGGCCAAGCAGGCGGCGCACCAGTTAAGCCACAAGGGCAGCTTCATCAATTGGCGCGACACTTTCTCGGTGCGCATCGCCCACATGGACATGCATCACAAACGCCTGATCTCGATTGGCAACGCAGTGCTTGAGAATCTGCGCACCGACGGGCGGGGCGCCGCCCTCATCAAAGCCGCCGAGGCGCTGGCCGATTACGTCGATTACCACTTTCAGGCAGAAGAAGATCTGATGGCGCTGTATGATTATCCGGGCATTGCCGAGCACAAGATCCGCCATCAAGATCTACGCCAGCAAGTGTCGCGCCTGACCAAGGAAATTCAGTCAGGCGCGCGGCCCAGCGAAAAGGATTTCAAACACCTGTTTGAATCTTGGATCATCCATCATGTCCTGGGCGAGGACAAAGCCTATGGCGCCTTCCTGAATTCCAAGGGCATTTACTAG
- a CDS encoding hydrogen peroxide-inducible genes activator, with protein sequence MINLPTLRQLRYLVELVECRHFGRAAQACNVTQSTLSSGIQELEEGLGVRLLERTKRRVVTTPVGLEIAKRARRTLEEAEGLVEAAKAGAKPLCSDLRLGIIPTIGPYLLPRVLPQIRDRFPDLKLFLREDQTAHLLDQLASGELDVLILAFPMDTPGAETMMIGRDPFWLVCPASHPLAAKKSVSPEDIPADELLLLEDGHCLREHALAACKLPGRMRANRFQGTSLHTLVEMTASGLGLTLVPDMAKESHLIGSSQLAIRPLSGKETAREIGLAWRRTSGRRAEFKLLGKTLTDILAGKS encoded by the coding sequence ATGATAAACCTGCCTACCCTGCGCCAATTGCGTTATCTGGTCGAACTGGTGGAATGTCGCCATTTCGGTCGCGCCGCCCAGGCCTGCAACGTCACGCAATCAACCCTGTCTTCGGGCATCCAGGAACTTGAAGAGGGACTGGGCGTGCGCCTGCTGGAACGAACCAAGCGGCGCGTGGTCACAACGCCGGTCGGACTCGAGATCGCCAAACGGGCCAGGCGCACCCTGGAAGAGGCCGAGGGGCTGGTCGAGGCGGCCAAGGCCGGAGCCAAACCGCTGTGCAGCGATCTGCGCTTGGGGATCATTCCCACCATCGGCCCCTATTTGTTGCCCCGCGTTCTTCCCCAAATTCGCGACCGCTTTCCCGATTTGAAGCTGTTCTTGCGCGAAGACCAGACGGCGCATCTGCTGGATCAACTGGCGTCCGGCGAGTTGGACGTGCTGATTTTGGCCTTTCCCATGGACACGCCGGGGGCTGAAACCATGATGATCGGGCGTGATCCCTTCTGGCTGGTCTGCCCAGCCAGCCACCCGCTGGCGGCCAAGAAATCCGTGTCGCCTGAAGACATCCCCGCCGACGAGCTGCTGCTGCTGGAAGACGGCCATTGCCTGCGCGAGCACGCCCTGGCCGCCTGCAAATTGCCGGGACGCATGCGCGCCAACCGCTTTCAGGGAACCAGCCTGCACACGCTGGTCGAGATGACCGCCAGCGGTTTGGGCCTGACCTTGGTTCCCGACATGGCCAAGGAATCGCACCTGATCGGATCGTCGCAATTGGCCATCCGCCCCTTAAGCGGCAAGGAGACGGCCAGGGAGATCGGTCTGGCTTGGCGGCGCACCTCGGGCAGACGCGCCGAATTCAAGCTGTTGGGAAAAACCCTGACCGATATTCTGGCGGGCAAGAGCTAG
- a CDS encoding rubrerythrin: MAQLKGSKTEANLKAAFAGESQANRRYLYFAQKADIEGYNDAAAVFRSTAEGETGHAHGHLEFMEAVGDPATGLPIGPTSDNLKAAIAGETHEYTDMYPGMAKQAREEGFDEIADWFETLAKAEKSHAGRFQRSLTELG, translated from the coding sequence ATGGCACAGCTCAAAGGCTCAAAGACGGAAGCCAATCTCAAGGCGGCCTTTGCGGGCGAATCGCAGGCCAATCGTCGATATCTCTATTTCGCGCAGAAAGCCGACATCGAAGGCTACAATGATGCGGCGGCGGTGTTCCGTTCGACGGCGGAGGGCGAGACCGGGCATGCGCACGGCCATCTCGAATTCATGGAAGCGGTGGGCGATCCGGCCACCGGCCTGCCCATCGGGCCGACGTCGGACAATCTGAAGGCGGCGATTGCCGGTGAAACCCACGAATATACCGACATGTATCCGGGCATGGCCAAACAGGCCCGCGAGGAAGGGTTCGACGAAATCGCCGACTGGTTCGAAACGCTGGCCAAGGCGGAAAAATCGCATGCCGGACGTTTCCAGCGTTCGCTGACCGAACTGGGCTGA